The window CTTAAGAACCGTGCTGTGAAATTATCTTTTGAAATTAAAGGATGTGGTGCTCCCCATCCCCAATCAAAATTTAGATTTTGAATCGGTTCGAGAGCATTTTCTCCTCCTAAGATAACTGGTACACCCGAAAGGCTCGTATTTGAATATAACTCTCCAATCCAGCCAGTATCGACAACTTTATATGGTTCTATTGAGAATTCGATATTGCTATTATATAAGCCATCGTAATATTCTACTTCAATCCAGTGAACGTTCTTTTCAGCTGCCGGCACATTACTACGGTCCTCAACTTTTACTTTCACTGCATCTTCGCGCGATGAGTCACTTGGGCTCCAGCGATTTAACACTAGTTGACCATCTATATATACTTTTATTCCATCATCGGCACGAGTTCTTATAATATATTCACCAGCTTCTAAACGTTTCGCCGTTGTATATTTTGCTGAAAAATTATCCACTGGAACACCGTTCGCTGGGCTGTTTCGCCCATGATCTTCTCTTAATCGCTTTAATTCGCCTTCAGGAGCAATAACTTTTGCTGCCGTTGGTTGACCTTTCACATCCTTATTTGGATAATAATAGGCAATCCAATGGTCAAATGGCACGATATCTGAGAATAAAACCGCACGGCCCGAACCTTCATAATAATGAGTTTTCACGGTATGCGTTCCTTCTTGTACATTTAACCACAATGCTCTATTTATTGTTCCAGAAGATGGAGACCAGCGATCTATAAGCCACTTCCCATCAACCTCTACCTTCACTCCATCATCAGCTAATGTTTGAACAAAGTAGTCACCAGCATTATAAGTACCACTCTGATCGAATATTGCAGTGAAATTATCGTTAGGTATTGATGGGGATGGACTACCGTATCCCCAGTTATAGTGGACATTCCTACTTTTTTCTAAGTAAAGATTAGAATTTGCTAGTGAAATATCTGCATTCCCTAATACAAAGGTTGTGAGAGTTACTATGAAAGCAATAATATTCAGTTTTTTGAGGTACAAATCCTAACCAGCCCCCCTCTTATGTAAATAACTTTATTCTACAAATGTATCATATCATAAATTTCGACATGTAAATTTAAATTTTATGTAACATTTTTTACTATTATACTAAAATATGTTATATCCAATCGAAACCTGTTGATCAATGGCTAACTCGTTATTTCTTACCCAAGTATCAACTTTAACAACCAAGAATGTAACAACCGAAAGTGTATCTTCTAGCATTTGGCCTAGAATTTAATACAATAATCGGTTGTAATCTAGCTAACCTGAATAGGTAAGAAATCTTTTCTTCCAATTAACCATTCACCTTCGGCAGAAAGAATGTTTTATTGTTTTAGAGACATCACCCAACCAAATCTAACCTCGTATAAATCTTTTAGATTTTAGGTCACTATGGACACCCCTTAGTAAAGCTACTTATTATTTATCCCATCACATATCGGAAAATTCCTCTTTTTATTACATACATGCCTAGACCCAATAAAAAGAGCATTTGAATTTTAAAGAATTCAAATGCTCTATATATTACTTATATAAATACAGGAAAGCAAAAGTGTCCTCTTTTAAAGGCTCTGTATAAAAATCGATATGATAATCGCCCAATTCATAATGATATTTTCTAATTTTATCGTCATCCAGGCTTTTAATACCGTCAGGATCTCCCACGTGGCTCATTACATCATTTACTTTTAAGTGAATAGGAACCTGAATCGCTGATATTTTACCTGTACTATCTACAATAAAATTAACGTTAAACTTTCTGTACCAATATGATTTTTCACTTTCATATTCAGAAATAAAACTCGGCTCACCATACCTCTTCAATACCTCATTAATATCCATCCCAATAGGGATTGGAACCTTTTTAATAAGACCAAATTTAGCATAAGAAACAAACTCATCATCTAAAACAAGTCTGTTATTTTTTTCTTTTCCAATTAGAAAACTAAGGTATTTAGAAGCTGACAATATTTCACTGTCTTCTAAACTCTTTTGTATTATGTCTTTCTCAAGATTAATTAAGTTAATTAAAGGTGTCGTTCCAACGGTAATTCGAACAATTTTATCATTGTAGATTTCAAATACAATCTTGTATTTTTGTCTAATCAGATAAATCCAAGAAAGATCAGTATTTTCATCAGAAAACTCATAAATGTCCGAGTCCTTGTACAAGTCTATTATTTGATTTTTTGAGCTTCCAACAGATAGTTCATCTTTCACAAGGATTTTTGGACTGCTTGTTGAAATTATATTCAATTTGTTATCTTCATCAAAACCAAGCATTAAATTTTCGTTGTATTCAACCAAATCTTTTTCGTTAAATTCAATTTCCCCTAAGACATCTTTAACATCCTTAATACCCAACCCGAGTTCTATTTCATATATATCATAAATATTTGTAGGAGTTGTCACAAATTGAGAACCTTCGGTTAAATCATGTTCTTCCGAGCAACCATATAAAATGGTCAAAATTAATGAAAAGACTATCAACATCTTTTTCATTTTACCCCGCCGCCTATACTTTACAATTATTTTAGAAGACTTAGACGATAGACTTTAAAGAATATTATATGATAGTAGTTATCTTTGGTCTTCCAATTGAATCATAATAAAATCCCATCTTTTCCATTTGTTTCGGGTCGAAAACATTTCGTCCGTCAATTACAATAGGATTTTTTAATAAGGTCTTCATCTTATCCAAATCAATTTCTTTGATTTCTTTCCAATCTGTAATTATGACAACACCATCTGCTCCATTCAAGACATCATCAATATTTGTCGAGGCATTTAAATCAGGGATGATTTTGCATGCATTTGGAATTGCTATAGGGTCATAAGCGATAATGTCTGCATTTGCCTTTTTCAGTTCATTTATAACTGTTATAGCCGGAGACTCCCTCATATCATCTGTATTAGGCTTAAAGGCTAAACCTAGTATAGCTATTCTTTTATTAATTAATTCCCCGTTAAATGCTTCGTTAATCTTATTTATAATTATATTTCTTTGTTGTACGTTAACCTTAGTTACCGCTTCTAATATAGGTAGGTCGATTCCGTTTTTAATTCCCGTTGCCAAAAGTGCACTAATATCTTTAGGGAAGCATGATCCACCATACCCAATGCCAGCTTTTAAGAAATGAGGACCTATACGACTATCAGTACCCATCCCCTCAGCAATTTTATTTATATCAGCACCAAATTTTTCTGCTAACTTCGCCATTTCGTTAATAAAGCTTATTTTAGTAGCTAAGAAAGAATTTGCAGCGTACTTAATTAACTCAGCCGTAGATACATCTGTCTTAATTATTGTCGTATTAAACCCTTTATGAAGCTCCTCTAAAATCAAAGCTGCTTTTTCAGTTTCCGTACCTATAACAGCTCTTTCCATATTTAAAGTATCATATACAGCAGACCCCTCACGTAAAAATTCAGGGTTTGATGCTATATCAAAATCATATTTCCCGCCAGAAGCTTCATTAACTATTTCCTTTATCTTCAAGTTAGTTCCTAAAGGAACTGTACTTTTCGTAACAATAACTTTATATTCGTTCAAATTTTCCCCAATGGACTTTGCTGCACTAAAAATATAAGACAAATCAGCTTCTCCCGACGGTAAAGGTGGGGTACCAACTGCTATTATTATAATCTCAGCGGATGTGACTGCATACTTAATATCTGTAGTGAAATATAGTTTTCCACTTTTTACATTCTTTTTAACTAAATCAGAAAGGCCTGGTTCATAAATTGGTATTTCACCCATAGTAAGCTTGTTGATTTTTTCTTGGTCTATGTCAACACAAGTCACTTCGTGACCTATTTCACTAAAACACGTTCCAGATACAAGTCCTACATATCCAGTTCCAATCACACTTACTTTCATTATTATGTCTCCTTTTGCATACTATACTAGAGTTCTTAACCAGTTCTTTAAATCCTCCCCAATATCCTCTCTTTGAAGAGCAATCTCTACTGTCGCCTGAACAAAGCCATACTTATTTCCTATATCATATCTTCTTCCATCAAATAGATAAGCGAAGATCTCTTTTTCTTTATTTAAAATTTTCAATGCATCTGTGAGTTGTATTTCATTTCCTTTTCCAGGCTTTAAATTTGTTAAAATCTCAAAGATGTCAGGTGTTAAAACATATCTACCCATTATTGCCATATTAGAAGGCGCTTCCTCAACTGAAGGTTTTTCCACTAAATCTGTCACTTTTACAAAGTTTGAATCATTGGTATACGATTTATCATAATCAATGATTCCGTATTTAGTAACATCTTCACTATTAACCGACTGAACGCCAATGACCGAAGACCCTGTCTGCTCAAATTTATTTATTAATTGACCTAAACAAGGCTTCTCGGAAACAACAATATCATCCCCGAGCATGACTGCAAATGGATCATCACCAATAAACTTTCGAGCACACCATATGGCATGTCCTAATCCCTTTGGTTCTTTTTGTCGGATATAATGAATATCTGCAATATCTGAAATCTGTCTTATTTCATCTAACTCCTGTAACTTCCCTTTATTTTGAAGAGATTCTTCCAATTCCATTGATCTGTCAAAATGATCTTCGATTGCTCTTTTCCCTCTTCCAGTTACAATCAGTATATCCTCAATTCCTGAAGCTACTGCTTCTTCAATAATGTATTGTATTGTTGGTTTATCTACAATTGGAAGCATTTCCTTTGGTTGAGCTTTAGTAGCGGGCAAAAACCTTGTACCTAAGCCAGCAGCAGGAATTACAGCTTTTTTTACCTTTTTCATAAATAACAACTCCTACGATTTTTTTATTGCATTAGTTGCGTACATAATAAAATACCACAAAGAACGTAAAAATGATATTTTCTCAATTTCTCGATACACTTGCCAATTTCTTTTGGCCGCTTTCAGTTTATTGCTAGAAATTGAACCTTTAACTTTCCGGTAATATGCTAATTCTTCTTGTAAACCATATGCTTTATATCCTCTTTTGAGTATATCTAACCAAAGTACAAAGTCTTGTCTTGTTCTAATATTAACCATTTCAAAGTGACCTATTTTCTCTTTATCAAGAACAACCGTTAAACAACCAATAATAGTATTCTTTAATAAACCTTCATAGTCGATTTCTTTAGGTACCTTGACGACCTTCCCAGTATCGTAACTATCCTCTGTAATAATACGGTAGTTTGTAAAAGTGAATGCATATTGGTTTTGCAACATGAACTCAATTTGTTTTTCAAGCTTTTCATTGTGCCATTTATCGTCACTATCAAGAAAAGCAACAAACCTACCTTCAGCCGCCTTTATTGCTGTATTACGAGCAACTGCAGCTCCACTATTCTCCTTTAGTTTTATCAACTTTATTCTGGAATCTTCCTTACTATACTTCTCAATTATTTCAACACTATTATCAGTAGATACATCATCTACTAATAACAACTCCCAATTTTGATATGTCTGATTTTGAACAGAAAGTATTGTTTCCTCCAGAAATTTTTCTGCATTATAAACTGGCGTAATGATTGACACTAAATGTTCTTCCATCTTTTGCATAATACCTCTCCTAAGATTAATGCTCTTTCAACCTGTTTCCCATTTCTACTAGGAGGACTAAAATTATCATTAACCCCCAGAACCTCGGTGTAACAAAATCCCCTCTATAGAGAGAAGTGATGACCAAATGTATAAAGAGGATATTTGCTATAAAAAAGTACCTATTGATATTTCTTCTTTTAAAAAGAAAGAATAAGTAGTAGGTTATAAAAATTAACAAAAATAAAAAACCAAATATTCCGTGTTCAAAAATCAAATCTACGAACATGTTATTAGAAGTTGTAGATACAGGTGCTGTATTAGGAAGTATTTTAGTTAATGAAAGAAATTCGTAAGAGCCTGGCCCATATCCAAAAACAGCACTTATTATAGAATGATCAAAAATCCATACAAACGGCATGACATACATATACATTCGACTGTGATGTTCAATATCAAATATCGTGTCCAACCTTCCAATTACCGGTTGAGCAAATTTGATAAATACATCACTTTTTATTAGCACGACGGTCATTCCAATCCCCATTATAACTAACAATCCTAAAAGCAGCTTTCTTTTATATTTAAAATTGGATAACAAAATTAAAGCAATGAATACAAATAAAATTAAAGCTAAGTTAGCGTAGCCACTTACAGAAAATGAAAACAACAGAACTGTTAAAGCAGGAACAAACACAAATAACAAATAGCGCTTTAAACTAGCAAAGACTAATGAACCTAAAATAATTAAATCCAACATGAAGGGGACTAAATAACTAGGTTCGTCAGCAAATGATGTTAGCCTAAAGTTAAAAAGGACGTCATCAGAAACACTATGGACATAAGACCGCGTGTTCAAGTTAAACATAGGAACATCAAATAAAAAATAAGAAAGCTGCCATATTCCCACAATAACCATTATTAAAAGGGACCACACATACGTTTTAATAATGGCTCCAATCTGATTATCTGTTAGTGTATTTCTAATTTGGATAATAAAATACACTATAAAGAAAAAGATACTATAATTCACAACACGAGAAGTTAGAGAACCTTTAAAATATTCCACATACTCTACAGAGCTTAGCAAAGACAAATTATAAAACGAAGAAAATGTCGCTGACAAAACAGGAAAATAAAAGAAAAACAACAATACCTTATGATGAAATTCCATGTTTTTTACAGCTGTTTTATTGAACAAGATAAATAATACTGCCGAACCTGAAACTATCATCGAAATCATTACGGATGTAGGAACAGGCAGTATTTTTTGATACATGGTTGATACTGAATACGGAATTAATGCAAAAAAAATTAAAATTAAAATATAAAAGATATTTACATTCTTTTCTCGAATATAGTTGATCATACTACTGTCACCTAATTATCGTTTATGGTTTGAATTTTAAAGACTTTATCGAAGCATAAAACAACCCTTTTATCGGATTTTCAATTACACTATTCTTCTTCAATACAAAGGCAATAGTAAGAATTAGCGCAACAGGAGGGGAGAATATTCTTCTGAACAGAGCCCCTTTACCAATTATCTGATTGTCATTCATCTTGATTTGCGCTAGACTTTTCTTTTTGTGATAAACAACAATTTCAGGTACATAATTAATTTGGTAGCCCTTTTTAAATAAATCAGTTAGGAAAATATTTTCTTCACCTGATGGATAAATCCCACCTACTCCAAACCTTTCGTCAAAAGACACATGTTTTCTGTCTATTTTATTCAGATTAATAAAAATCTCTATTGACGAAACATTAAACAATCTCATGATACTATCTATTTGTTCTTCTCTATCCCCATAATCTTTGTAATATTGTTCACATAATGGGTCAAAAATTTGAAAGCACATGGCTCCTGCATCTTCTCTCCTAATCCGTTCCACTATATTGGCAAAAGCTTCGGGAGGATACCAGCAATCGTCATCGGAGAATGTAACGATATCCCCTTTTACATACTTCATTCCTTCATTTCTGGCAATAGATAGCCCTTTTTTATTCATTCTAACATGATTGCATTTTTCTTTTATCGGGACTCCCGAAATAATCTCGTCAACTACCTCGTGATTATCTTGTGAAACAATTATTAACTCGTAATTATCATAAGACTGTCCTTCAATTGATTTAAGTAATCTATGTAATTCCTCTTCTCTTGTACCAAGTGTAGGTATTATTAAACTTAACAAAATTATCAACCTCACCACATAAAATTCAACTATAATATTATATCAAAGTTGAAATTATTAATACATATCGATTTCAAATTCTTTCCTACCATTTACCTGCCAACTATTTTATTGTATGCTTTTTATTGATTTACAAGTTTTATATTAAACAGTTAGGTTGGTGCACTTAATTGAAGAAAAATTCAATACTAAGTAATGCAATATATTTATTTTTAAGCAATGTATTTGTAAGATTTTTTACAGCAGCTTCCACCATACTTATCGCACGATATTTAGGTGCTGAAGACTATGGAATATTAAGTGTCGCTTTGGCATATGCATCTGTCGCTGCTTATTTTACTGACCTTGGTTTAACACATACTTTAATTAGGGAAGGATCGAAACCCAAAAGCTCATTGCCCGTTTTAATGAGTAGTTTTTTTAGAATTAGATTAGTGTTATCATTACTTACAATTTTTATTTCAGTAGGAATAATACATATCATTTACCATGATAGTTCAATTAAGAATATTTTGTTAATCGTATTAATTCCAACTATTTTCGGAGCAGCCCTTCAAGGGGTAGGGGCAGCCTATTATCAAGTAACGGAGAGAATGCACTTAACCGCAATAATTAGAACAGTTTCTGGCCTTTTATCGGCCACTTCTCTCCTTTTGGGAATGTTCTTGAAATGGCCACTAGTATATATCGCACCTGTATATGGACTAGCAAATGTAATTGGTGGAATATTAAGCTTAGTTATCGTGATGAAAAGTATCAATATATTTAAAGGGTGGGATAATAAACTACTTAATGGACTTGGAACATTTACGATTAGTGGTTTTACCATTATGTTACTACCACAAATTGGACCAATAATTTTGGAAAGAGTAGCAGGATTAGAAGAAGCGGGTTATTTTGCTGCAGCTTATCGCCTCCCTGCGGTCCTTTATCAAATTCCAGGAGTAATCGCTGCCGCATTTTATCCAGTCCTTTTTAAATACGCTAATGCAAACAAAATTGATGAGCACTATAAATTAAGTCAAAAACAAATTAAGATAATGACCTTTCTTGGAATTGCGATGTCTATTCCTTTCTTATTTCATGCCGAATGGTGGATTCAATTCCTTTTTGGAGAGGAATGGTTAAGCGCTTCATCGACTTTGTTTATACTTGCATTAATGGTGATACTACAATCAATCAATTATCCTCTAGCTGACGCCATCACAACTAGGGGGATGCAACATTATAGAACATTTATTCAGTTAATCGCTTTATGTATCGGCGTATTTTTGTATATTCTTTTAGGAAAAAATTTCGGAAGCATTGGGGGAGCAATCTCCGCAGTTTCACTAGAAATTCTTCTACTTATTGGATTTATGATTGTTTACAAAAAGGGGTTAATGCTATTTTTGAATGGAGTTTTAATTAACTGTCTTTCTTTTATAGTTGTTGTATTGATTAACTTCATCTTAAAGGGACATCTTCACCCTTTAGTTAATAGTCTTACTTTAGTCCTGTTATATACTTTTTTAACAATCGTACTTGATCGCCAACTTCGTTTAGAACTTTTAAAACTCATTCGGACGAAATTTATTAAAGGAAAGTGATTCTAATGAAATTTTCTGTAATTATTCCTACTTACAATGTTGAAAAATATATTGTCTCTTGTATACAATCCGTACTCGATCAAACAATGAATGATCTGGAAATTATTGTGGTTGATGATTGCTCTTCAGATAAAACCTTAGAAATTGTCATGAACTTAGCTAAACAAGATTCTAGAATTTCCTTTTACAAGAATGACAAAAATTCAGGCCCTTCTGTCTCTAGAAATAAAGGAATTGAATTAGCAAAAGGTGAATATATCGCTTTTTTAGATAGTGATGATTGGTGGGATAAAAACCGTTTAGCCAATATGTATAAAGAAGCAAAACGCTACAATGCTGACATGATATGTGATGATCAATTATTAATTAATGATAATGATACAGACCCTTGGGGAACCATTTTCAAAAACGGAAATATTTTAATTCATAAAGCAACACCTTTTAATGCTGAAGAGTTTATTATAAAAGACATCGGTTTAAAACCAATTTTCAAGAAAGAATTTATTGATACAAAAAAAATTAAATTTAACGAGAACCTACGTTACGGAGAAGATTACCTATTTTTCCTAGATTGTTTAACTAATGGTGCGAAAGCCATTTTACTTCCAGAAGCCTACTATTATTACAGAGCACGTGAAGGATCTTTAGTAACTAATCAACTGAAACTATATAAACAAACATTCGAAACTACTGAAGATTTGTTGAAGGATCCTTCTTATAGCTCTGTACATGATGCTTTATTAATAAGAAGAAAGCGAATTAAGGAAGCTCTTAAATACTACATGATAATGCAACCAATCAAAGATGGGGAGTATTTAAGTGGAATGATTGAACTTATAAAATCACCCCAAACCATTTTTATATTCTTAAAAAGATTTCCAAAGATCGTTAACAACCGAGTGCTACGAAAATTGAAAGGGAATGAATAAAGTGATTGACCAATCAAAAAAACACATTTCATTTTTACTTAATAATTTTGAAGAAGGGGGGGTTGAAAGAATTTTCATTAACTTAGCTACAGAATTAAGTACCAGGGGATATACCGTTTCATTTATTTGTTTTAAAAAGAACGGAGGTTTTCTCGATCAAGTCCCTTCTAATATCCAAATAATAGAACTTAATGTTAAAAGAGCAATTAGTAGTATTCCAAAATTAATTTATACACTGAATAAAGAAAAGGTAGACGTCCTTATTTCTGCCAAGCATTATATTAACATTGTAGCTGCACTAGCAAACAAACTTTCATTTCATAATACAAAATTAATCTTATCGGGTCATGGTATGTATCATAGAAAAAAAATAGACCCATTACCAACGCTGATGAAAATGTTTTATCCTACAGCTGATGCTATTATTGCTGTCTCTAAAGGTGTAGCCGAAGACATTTCTAAAATAACAAATATACCCATGAGTATGATTGACGTAATATATAACCCGGTTATTACAAACCATTTCATAGAAAAAGCCTCTAACACCAGTGATTTAAAAGTTGGATCAAAAGAAAAATTAATTGTTTCTGTTGGAAGGCTTTCTGAAGAAAAAGATTATAAAACGCTAATTATGGCATTCAAAACAGTCGTTGAAAAAGTACCTTCAAAATTAATTATTGTTGGCGAAGGTCCACAGCGAAGAGAGCTAGAGAAGCTAATAACAGAATTAAATTTACAGAAGCATGTAGAACTCCCTGGTTTTAAAGAAAACCCTTATGATTATATGAAAAAGTGTGATTTGTTTGTTCTTTCATCAAAAACAGAAGGTTTACCCACTGTTTTAATTGAGGCTCTATTTTTTAGAAAGAAAATTATCTCAACAGATTGTCCTAGTGGACCTCGAGAAATTTTAGAAGGTGGCAAGTTAGGAACCTTGACACCTGTAGGTGACTATAAATTTTTATCAAACGCAATGCTAGAGGCATTAACAAATACAACTTCGGATATTAAATCGGACTTAAGAGAGAAGGCATTTGAATTCTCAACAGAAAAAACAGTTTATGAATATGAAAAATTAATTAACTCTCTCTGAGGTGAACGAAATGAAACGAGCAGCAATTATTCAAGTCGTATTTCTGATGTTTCTAATCTCTGGATGCGGTAACGATGTGTTAAAATTCAGAAATGTTCTAGAAGCTGATCAATATATAAGAAATAATGCTCAGAGTTTAGATTGGGATGTTTTTAAAACGCTTCTCACATCAGACTCTCCATTATCCACAGATAAATTTCACAAATTAAAGAGTATTCCTTTCAAAGAAATTAGTACTTCTCATGTCGTAGTTGATAATAAACTATACAGATTTAGTAGTGGTAAGGAATTAATCTATGTTTCTGAGTGGGTTGAAGATGATGGTACACTGAAGCTATACGATATAAATTATCTAGAAGAGTAGCTTTCACAAGTAATCTAAAGAAGGATGAGCGTTCATGAATAAAAGAAAACATATTCTCGTTCCATTAATTTCAATATTTATTATTATCTTTGTTATTGTTTGTATATATTTATTAAACTTATGGTATCAAGCAACTTCAACTGTCGAAAATATTCAAGAAGACATTGGACGAGATAAATCAGATAAACGTGAAGAAGAAGTTGTATTTGAGAAGCGTGACCCAATCTCAATTCTATTAATGGGCGTCGATGAAAGAAAAGGGGATAAAGGTCGATCCGACTCACTTATTCTTATGACCATTAACCCTAATCAGGAATCAATTGAAATGTTAAGTATCCCTCGAGATACACGTACAGAAATTGTTGGAAAAGGAATTCAAGACAAAATTAATCACGCCTACGCATTTGGCGGAACGGAAATGGCTATAAACACTGTCGAAAACTTTT of the Bacillus kexueae genome contains:
- a CDS encoding glycosyltransferase, yielding MNKVIDQSKKHISFLLNNFEEGGVERIFINLATELSTRGYTVSFICFKKNGGFLDQVPSNIQIIELNVKRAISSIPKLIYTLNKEKVDVLISAKHYINIVAALANKLSFHNTKLILSGHGMYHRKKIDPLPTLMKMFYPTADAIIAVSKGVAEDISKITNIPMSMIDVIYNPVITNHFIEKASNTSDLKVGSKEKLIVSVGRLSEEKDYKTLIMAFKTVVEKVPSKLIIVGEGPQRRELEKLITELNLQKHVELPGFKENPYDYMKKCDLFVLSSKTEGLPTVLIEALFFRKKIISTDCPSGPREILEGGKLGTLTPVGDYKFLSNAMLEALTNTTSDIKSDLREKAFEFSTEKTVYEYEKLINSL